One genomic window of Syngnathus acus chromosome 11, fSynAcu1.2, whole genome shotgun sequence includes the following:
- the LOC119129867 gene encoding transmembrane protein 79-like isoform X2, whose translation MSGPLSDEELHKLLPVGPIAPSQLTGGNRIAEEDLKEEDEEKVKTEEEVVPGASDVTLPWPGDRDKKSEDRDKKSEDTDGVSSGVCMSDTEDKDEVLSKSKWRESMPEGDKWRDDLVPSPRDSKGDGSLADDEHEEEETSNWVSEKGTTGFTPRVKIVRRQSSEVVPQESKLDVDIDDHKENPRESQTAPIYDDWAEQPDTLCSEKLKLALWTASAALVFPFLVWGGYALLPFESPLMGSAPHRVVYTLRCAIFASVPILLGVLVHGVARVRYGEVTPSFQNKAPNRKVSVHRHYVNQSVGLFLFYFLQLAILASYVSHNLVKIVPLLTIIFVFGRLIYWLCLSLGSSARGLGFGLSFFPMLVMLAANLYFVCSSTGTNAVFDVEPPITASPPQQRWWG comes from the exons ATGTCTGGCCCATTGTCCGACGAGGAACTGCATAAGCTTCTGCCAGTCGGCCCGATTGCACCAAGCCAGCTGACGGGAGGTAACAGGATTGCAGAAGAAGATTTaaaggaagaagatgaagaaaaagtaaaaacagagGAAGAGGTGGTTCCAGGAGCCAGCGATGTCACCTTGCCATGGCCTGGCGACAGGGACAAGAAGAGCGAGGACAGGGACAAGAAGAGCGAG GACACAGACGGCGTCTCGTCGGGGGTTTGCATGTCCGACACCGAGGACAAAGACGAGGTGCTGAGCAAATCCAAGTGGCGCGAGAGCATGCCCGAGGGCGACAAGTGGCGAGATGATCTGGTTCCGTCGCCGAGAGACAGCAAAGGAGATGGATCGCTGGCCGATGATGAACACGAGGAAGAAGAAACGTCCAATTGGGTCTCGGAGAAAGGTACCACGGGTTTCACTCCTCGGGTGAAAATAGTGCGACGCCAGTCCAGTGAGGTCGTCCCCCAAGAGAGCAAACTGGACGTGGACATAGATGATCATAAGGAGAACCCGAGGGAGTCGCAAACAGCGCCAATTTATGACGACTGGGCTGAACAGCCAGACA CCTTGTGCAGCGAGAAGCTGAAGCTGGCCTTGTGGACGGCATCAGCGGCGCTTGTGTTTCCTTTCTTGGTGTGGGGCGGATACGCACTCCTGCCCTTTGAATCCCCACTGATGGGCAGCGCCCCCCACAGGGTGGTGTACACACTGCGATGCGCCATCTTCGCCTCAGTGCCCATATTGCTTG GCGTGCTGGTGCACGGGGTGGCCAGGGTTCGCTATGGCGAGGTGACCCCTTCCTTCCAGAACAAAGCGCCAAACAGGAAAGTGTCAGTGCACAGACATTACGTCAACCAATCGGTGGGACTCTTCCTCTTCTACTTCCTCCAGCTGGCTATCTTGGCATCCTACGTTAGCCACAACCTTGTCAAAATAGTGCCGCTGCTCAccatcatctttgtttttggaag GTTGATCTACTGGCTGTGCTTGTCGCTGGGCAGCAGCGCCCGAGGCCTTGGTTTTGGTCTGTCCTTTTTCCCTATGTTGGTCATGCTGGCCGCCAACCTCTACTTTGTCTGCTCCTCGACGGGGACCAATGCTGTTTTTGACGTGGAGCCGCCGATCACGGCCTCTCCGCCCCAGCAGCGTTGGTGGGGCTGA
- the LOC119129867 gene encoding transmembrane protein 79-like isoform X1, with product MSGPLSDEELHKLLPVGPIAPSQLTGGNRIAEEDLKEEDEEKVKTEEEVVPGASDVTLPWPGDRDKKSEDRDKKSEDRDKKSEGRDKKSEDTDGVSSGVCMSDTEDKDEVLSKSKWRESMPEGDKWRDDLVPSPRDSKGDGSLADDEHEEEETSNWVSEKGTTGFTPRVKIVRRQSSEVVPQESKLDVDIDDHKENPRESQTAPIYDDWAEQPDTLCSEKLKLALWTASAALVFPFLVWGGYALLPFESPLMGSAPHRVVYTLRCAIFASVPILLGVLVHGVARVRYGEVTPSFQNKAPNRKVSVHRHYVNQSVGLFLFYFLQLAILASYVSHNLVKIVPLLTIIFVFGRLIYWLCLSLGSSARGLGFGLSFFPMLVMLAANLYFVCSSTGTNAVFDVEPPITASPPQQRWWG from the exons ATGTCTGGCCCATTGTCCGACGAGGAACTGCATAAGCTTCTGCCAGTCGGCCCGATTGCACCAAGCCAGCTGACGGGAGGTAACAGGATTGCAGAAGAAGATTTaaaggaagaagatgaagaaaaagtaaaaacagagGAAGAGGTGGTTCCAGGAGCCAGCGATGTCACCTTGCCATGGCCTGGCGACAGGGACAAGAAGAGCGAGGACAGGGACAAGAAGAGCGAGGACAGGGACAAGAAGAGCGAGGGCAGGGACAAGAAGAGCGAGGACACAGACGGCGTCTCGTCGGGGGTTTGCATGTCCGACACCGAGGACAAAGACGAGGTGCTGAGCAAATCCAAGTGGCGCGAGAGCATGCCCGAGGGCGACAAGTGGCGAGATGATCTGGTTCCGTCGCCGAGAGACAGCAAAGGAGATGGATCGCTGGCCGATGATGAACACGAGGAAGAAGAAACGTCCAATTGGGTCTCGGAGAAAGGTACCACGGGTTTCACTCCTCGGGTGAAAATAGTGCGACGCCAGTCCAGTGAGGTCGTCCCCCAAGAGAGCAAACTGGACGTGGACATAGATGATCATAAGGAGAACCCGAGGGAGTCGCAAACAGCGCCAATTTATGACGACTGGGCTGAACAGCCAGACA CCTTGTGCAGCGAGAAGCTGAAGCTGGCCTTGTGGACGGCATCAGCGGCGCTTGTGTTTCCTTTCTTGGTGTGGGGCGGATACGCACTCCTGCCCTTTGAATCCCCACTGATGGGCAGCGCCCCCCACAGGGTGGTGTACACACTGCGATGCGCCATCTTCGCCTCAGTGCCCATATTGCTTG GCGTGCTGGTGCACGGGGTGGCCAGGGTTCGCTATGGCGAGGTGACCCCTTCCTTCCAGAACAAAGCGCCAAACAGGAAAGTGTCAGTGCACAGACATTACGTCAACCAATCGGTGGGACTCTTCCTCTTCTACTTCCTCCAGCTGGCTATCTTGGCATCCTACGTTAGCCACAACCTTGTCAAAATAGTGCCGCTGCTCAccatcatctttgtttttggaag GTTGATCTACTGGCTGTGCTTGTCGCTGGGCAGCAGCGCCCGAGGCCTTGGTTTTGGTCTGTCCTTTTTCCCTATGTTGGTCATGCTGGCCGCCAACCTCTACTTTGTCTGCTCCTCGACGGGGACCAATGCTGTTTTTGACGTGGAGCCGCCGATCACGGCCTCTCCGCCCCAGCAGCGTTGGTGGGGCTGA
- the LOC119129870 gene encoding cyclin-dependent kinases regulatory subunit 1 yields the protein MSHKQIYYSDKYDDEKYEYRHVMLPKDIAKRVPKTHLMAESEWRNLGVQQSQGWVHYMIHQPEPHILLFRRPLANQK from the exons ATGTCGCACAAACAGATATACTACTCTGATAAATATGACGATGAGAAATATGAATACAG ACACGTCATGCTGCCCAAGGACATTGCAAAGCGTGTGCCAAAGACTCATTTGATGGCAGAATCCGAATGGAGGAACCTTGGCGTGCAGCAGAGCCAAGGATGGGTGCACTACATGATCCACCAACCAG AGCCACACATCTTGCTCTTCAGGCGTCCCCTGGCCAACCAAaagtaa
- the LOC119129867 gene encoding transmembrane protein 79-like isoform X3 produces the protein MSGPLSDEELHKLLPVGPIAPSQLTGGNRIAEEDLKEEDEEKVKTEEEVVPGASDVTLPWPGDRDKSEGRDKKSEDTDGVSSGVCMSDTEDKDEVLSKSKWRESMPEGDKWRDDLVPSPRDSKGDGSLADDEHEEEETSNWVSEKGTTGFTPRVKIVRRQSSEVVPQESKLDVDIDDHKENPRESQTAPIYDDWAEQPDTLCSEKLKLALWTASAALVFPFLVWGGYALLPFESPLMGSAPHRVVYTLRCAIFASVPILLGVLVHGVARVRYGEVTPSFQNKAPNRKVSVHRHYVNQSVGLFLFYFLQLAILASYVSHNLVKIVPLLTIIFVFGRLIYWLCLSLGSSARGLGFGLSFFPMLVMLAANLYFVCSSTGTNAVFDVEPPITASPPQQRWWG, from the exons ATGTCTGGCCCATTGTCCGACGAGGAACTGCATAAGCTTCTGCCAGTCGGCCCGATTGCACCAAGCCAGCTGACGGGAGGTAACAGGATTGCAGAAGAAGATTTaaaggaagaagatgaagaaaaagtaaaaacagagGAAGAGGTGGTTCCAGGAGCCAGCGATGTCACCTTGCCATGGCCTGGCGACAGGGAC AAGAGCGAGGGCAGGGACAAGAAGAGCGAGGACACAGACGGCGTCTCGTCGGGGGTTTGCATGTCCGACACCGAGGACAAAGACGAGGTGCTGAGCAAATCCAAGTGGCGCGAGAGCATGCCCGAGGGCGACAAGTGGCGAGATGATCTGGTTCCGTCGCCGAGAGACAGCAAAGGAGATGGATCGCTGGCCGATGATGAACACGAGGAAGAAGAAACGTCCAATTGGGTCTCGGAGAAAGGTACCACGGGTTTCACTCCTCGGGTGAAAATAGTGCGACGCCAGTCCAGTGAGGTCGTCCCCCAAGAGAGCAAACTGGACGTGGACATAGATGATCATAAGGAGAACCCGAGGGAGTCGCAAACAGCGCCAATTTATGACGACTGGGCTGAACAGCCAGACA CCTTGTGCAGCGAGAAGCTGAAGCTGGCCTTGTGGACGGCATCAGCGGCGCTTGTGTTTCCTTTCTTGGTGTGGGGCGGATACGCACTCCTGCCCTTTGAATCCCCACTGATGGGCAGCGCCCCCCACAGGGTGGTGTACACACTGCGATGCGCCATCTTCGCCTCAGTGCCCATATTGCTTG GCGTGCTGGTGCACGGGGTGGCCAGGGTTCGCTATGGCGAGGTGACCCCTTCCTTCCAGAACAAAGCGCCAAACAGGAAAGTGTCAGTGCACAGACATTACGTCAACCAATCGGTGGGACTCTTCCTCTTCTACTTCCTCCAGCTGGCTATCTTGGCATCCTACGTTAGCCACAACCTTGTCAAAATAGTGCCGCTGCTCAccatcatctttgtttttggaag GTTGATCTACTGGCTGTGCTTGTCGCTGGGCAGCAGCGCCCGAGGCCTTGGTTTTGGTCTGTCCTTTTTCCCTATGTTGGTCATGCTGGCCGCCAACCTCTACTTTGTCTGCTCCTCGACGGGGACCAATGCTGTTTTTGACGTGGAGCCGCCGATCACGGCCTCTCCGCCCCAGCAGCGTTGGTGGGGCTGA
- the rps27.1 gene encoding 40S ribosomal protein S27.1, with protein sequence MPLAKDLLHPSPEETRRRHKKKRLVQSPNSYFMDVKCPGCYKITTVFSHAQTVVLCVGCSTVLCQPTGGKARLTEGCSFRRKQH encoded by the exons ATGCCA CTCGCGAAAGACTTGTTGCACCCATCTCCAGAGGAGACAAGGAGGAGGCACAAGAAGAAGCGCCTTGTTCAAAGTCCCAACTCTTATTTCATGGATGTCAAATGTCCAG GATGCTACAAGATCACAACAGTGTTCAGCCACGCGCAGACTGTCGTGCTGTGCGTCGGCTGCTCGACGGTCTTGTGTCAGCCCACAGGCGGAAAAGCACGTTTAACAGAGG GGTGCTCGTTCAGGAGAAAGCAGCACTAA